A genomic region of Bacteroides acidifaciens contains the following coding sequences:
- a CDS encoding tetratricopeptide repeat protein, producing MKKEITRLICAAICCTPIIGFAQTGDKFTSTDNLYKEGKELFQEKNYAAALPALKAFVKQKPTASLLQDAEYMLASSAYELNDKNRIELLRKYLDRYPDTPYANRIYSLLASCYFYEGKYNEAMALFNSADLDLLGSEERDDRTYQLATCYLKTDNLREAVIWFETLRANSPKYAKDCDYYISYIRYTQKRYNEALKGFLPLQDNPKYKALVPYYIAEIYAQLKNYDKAQIVAQNYLSAYPNNEHAAEMYRILGDAYYHFGQYHKAVESFSEYLNKDHSAPRRDALYMLGLSYYQTKVYSKAAETLGKVTTTNDALTQNAYLHMGLSYLQLAEKNKARMAFEQAAASNANMQIKEQAAYNYALCLHETSFSAFGESVTAFEKFLNEFPTSPYAEKVSSYLVEVYMNTRSYDAALKSIDRIAKPSAQILEAKQKILFQLGTQSFANADFEQALKYLNQSIAIGQYNRQTKADAYYWCGESYYRLNRMMEAARDFNAYLQLTTQPNNEMYALANYNLGYIAFHRKDYTQASNYFQKYVQLEKGENATALADAYNRIGDCHLHVRNFEEAKHYYSQAEQMNTPSGDYSFYQLALVSGLQKDYTGKITLLNRLVGKYPTSPYAVNAIYEKGRSYVLMDNNNQAITSFKELLNKYPESPVSRKAAAEIGLLYYQKEDYNQAIEAYKQVIKKYPGSEEARLAMRDLKSIYVDLNRIDEFAALANAMPGHIRFDANEQDSLTYAAAEKIYMRGRMEEAKTSLNKYLQTFPEGAFSLNAHYYLCLIGNEQKNYDMILLHSGKLLEYPNNPFAEEALILRAEVQFNQQQTAEALASYKILKEKATNVERRQLAETGILRCAFLLRDDIETIHAATDLLAEPKLSPELRNEALYYRAKAYVKQKADKKAMDDFRELAKDTRNPYGAEAKYLVAQSLYDAKEYAAAEKELLNYIEQSTPHAYWLARSFVLLSDVYAAMGKDLDARQYLLSLQQNYQGNDDIASMIESRLAKLKGEN from the coding sequence ATGAAAAAAGAAATTACTAGACTCATTTGTGCGGCTATCTGCTGCACACCCATTATAGGATTTGCCCAGACAGGTGACAAGTTCACTTCGACTGACAACCTTTATAAAGAAGGGAAAGAACTTTTCCAGGAAAAGAATTATGCCGCCGCCCTGCCGGCACTAAAGGCATTTGTAAAACAAAAGCCAACAGCCAGCCTGCTTCAGGATGCGGAATATATGCTGGCCAGTTCAGCATACGAATTGAACGACAAGAACCGTATCGAATTGCTCCGCAAATATCTCGACCGCTATCCCGATACGCCTTACGCCAATCGAATTTATTCACTGTTGGCTTCCTGTTATTTCTACGAAGGAAAGTACAATGAAGCGATGGCGCTCTTTAATTCTGCCGACCTCGACTTGCTCGGCAGCGAAGAACGTGACGACCGCACCTATCAATTGGCTACCTGCTATCTGAAAACGGATAACCTGAGAGAAGCAGTCATCTGGTTTGAGACTCTCCGCGCCAACAGTCCCAAATATGCAAAAGATTGCGATTATTACATTTCTTATATCCGATATACACAGAAACGCTATAACGAAGCATTGAAAGGTTTCCTTCCGCTGCAAGACAATCCGAAATACAAGGCGCTCGTTCCTTATTATATTGCCGAGATTTATGCACAGCTCAAAAACTACGACAAGGCACAGATTGTAGCACAGAATTATCTGTCGGCCTATCCGAACAATGAACATGCAGCGGAAATGTACCGTATCCTCGGAGATGCTTATTACCACTTCGGACAATATCACAAAGCGGTAGAATCATTCAGTGAATATTTGAATAAAGACCATTCGGCTCCCCGCCGGGATGCCCTTTATATGCTGGGACTTTCTTACTATCAGACGAAAGTCTATTCAAAAGCAGCCGAAACACTCGGTAAAGTGACAACTACCAATGACGCGCTCACACAGAATGCTTACCTGCACATGGGACTCTCCTATCTGCAACTAGCAGAAAAGAATAAAGCCCGCATGGCTTTCGAACAGGCGGCAGCGTCCAACGCCAATATGCAAATCAAAGAACAGGCGGCTTACAACTACGCTCTCTGCCTGCATGAGACTTCTTTCTCCGCTTTCGGTGAATCCGTTACTGCCTTCGAGAAGTTCCTGAACGAATTTCCGACTTCTCCTTATGCAGAGAAAGTCAGCAGTTATCTGGTGGAAGTTTACATGAATACCCGTAGTTACGATGCGGCTTTGAAATCAATAGACCGGATTGCCAAACCAAGCGCACAAATACTGGAAGCCAAGCAGAAGATACTGTTCCAATTAGGTACACAGTCCTTTGCGAACGCCGACTTCGAACAGGCTCTGAAATATCTGAACCAATCCATTGCCATCGGGCAATACAACCGTCAGACCAAAGCAGACGCTTACTACTGGTGTGGAGAATCTTATTATCGCCTCAACCGGATGATGGAAGCAGCGCGTGACTTCAACGCCTATCTGCAACTGACCACCCAGCCCAATAACGAAATGTATGCGCTTGCCAATTATAACCTGGGATATATCGCTTTCCACCGGAAAGACTATACGCAAGCAAGCAACTACTTCCAGAAATACGTCCAACTGGAGAAAGGTGAAAACGCAACGGCTTTAGCCGATGCATACAACCGTATCGGTGACTGCCACTTGCACGTGCGCAACTTCGAGGAAGCCAAACATTATTATTCGCAAGCCGAACAGATGAATACTCCTTCCGGCGATTATTCTTTCTATCAACTGGCTCTTGTATCCGGCCTGCAGAAAGACTATACTGGCAAGATAACTTTGCTGAATCGGCTGGTGGGAAAATATCCCACTTCTCCTTATGCCGTGAATGCTATTTACGAGAAAGGGCGGTCCTATGTATTGATGGACAATAACAATCAGGCAATCACTTCCTTCAAGGAACTGCTGAACAAATACCCCGAAAGCCCGGTCAGCCGGAAAGCTGCGGCAGAAATCGGACTGCTCTATTATCAGAAAGAGGATTACAATCAAGCTATCGAAGCCTACAAGCAGGTCATCAAGAAATATCCGGGTAGTGAAGAAGCCCGTCTGGCCATGCGTGATTTGAAGTCGATTTATGTAGATTTGAACCGTATAGACGAATTTGCGGCTTTGGCAAATGCCATGCCGGGACATATCCGCTTTGATGCCAACGAGCAGGATTCACTGACCTATGCCGCCGCAGAAAAGATTTATATGCGGGGACGGATGGAAGAAGCAAAGACGAGTCTCAACAAATACTTGCAGACTTTCCCGGAAGGGGCTTTCAGTCTGAATGCACATTATTATCTTTGCCTGATTGGGAACGAGCAGAAAAACTATGATATGATTCTTCTCCACTCCGGTAAATTACTGGAATATCCGAACAATCCGTTTGCGGAAGAAGCCCTTATCCTGCGTGCCGAAGTGCAGTTCAACCAACAACAGACAGCAGAAGCACTGGCTAGTTATAAGATACTGAAAGAGAAAGCAACCAACGTGGAACGCCGCCAGCTTGCTGAAACGGGAATACTCCGCTGCGCCTTCCTGTTGAGGGATGATATTGAAACCATCCATGCTGCTACCGACTTATTGGCTGAACCTAAACTCAGCCCTGAACTGAGAAATGAAGCTCTTTATTATCGCGCTAAGGCTTATGTTAAACAAAAGGCGGATAAAAAAGCGATGGACGACTTCCGCGAACTGGCAAAAGACACCCGTAATCCATACGGTGCCGAAGCTAAATATCTGGTTGCACAGTCGTTGTATGACGCGAAAGAATATGCTGCCGCGGAAAAGGAACTGCTCAACTACATAGAACAAAGCACACCGCACGCTTATTGGCTGGCACGTAGCTTCGTCCTTTTGTCCGATGTGTATGCCGCTATGGGCAAAGACCTTGACGCACGCCAGTATCTATTGAGCCTGCAACAGAATTACCAAGGCAACGATGATATAGCAAGTATGATTGAAAGCAGACTCGCTAAGTTGAAAGGTGAAAATTGA
- a CDS encoding glycoside hydrolase family 97 protein: MKRMMRRLLPVLMAVAPLTVCAQKVYELKDASGRVQVNVSVNDKNVEYSVLHEGDVMIDHSPVSMKLTDGTAFGVNPKVRKVNRRSVNETIYPPVYKKKSIEDRFNELTIDFKGGYSLVFRAYEDGAAYRFVSSLKKPFMVESEQAVFCFPNDSKIFVASPKGRMNEGKKDPFYSSFQNTYVETALSVWDKEQIAFLPVLVEGKNQKKVCITEADLLDYPGMYVKHGDSGFSLEGTFAAYPKKVVDEVRGLKGVVKSREPYIAKVEGATAFPWRVMVISKDDTELLCSDMVYKLATPAQFTDFSWIKPGKVAWDWWNDWNIYDVDFHAGINNETYKYYIDFASRFGIEYVILDEGWAVPGKADLFQIIPEIDLEELVSYAKSKHVDLILWAGYRAFEKDMDRVCKHYAAMGIKGFKIDFMDRDDQHVVEFNRKAAETGAKYKLLIDLHGTFKPTGLQRTYPNTINFEGVHGLEELKWAEPGTDQVVYDVTAPFIRMVAGPMDYTQGAMNNVIMKNFHAVYTEPMSQGTRCRQLALYTIFDSPINMLCDAPTNYMKEEECTKFIASIPTVWDQTLPISGKVGEHIVMARQKDGIWYVGGLTDWNARDVEVDLSFLGKGEFNAEIFKDGINADRVGKDYKREVIRVSADKKLKLHMAPGGGFVVKITK; encoded by the coding sequence ATGAAACGTATGATGAGAAGACTTTTGCCGGTTCTAATGGCTGTTGCGCCTTTGACCGTTTGTGCGCAAAAAGTGTATGAACTGAAGGATGCATCCGGTAGGGTGCAGGTGAATGTGAGTGTAAATGATAAGAATGTTGAATACTCTGTTCTCCATGAAGGGGATGTGATGATAGACCACTCTCCTGTCTCCATGAAACTGACGGACGGAACAGCTTTCGGCGTGAATCCGAAAGTCAGGAAAGTCAATAGGCGGTCGGTGAATGAAACGATTTACCCGCCTGTCTACAAAAAGAAATCAATCGAAGACAGGTTCAATGAACTGACGATTGATTTTAAAGGTGGATATAGTCTGGTATTCAGAGCATACGAAGACGGTGCCGCCTATCGTTTTGTTTCCAGTTTGAAAAAGCCGTTTATGGTAGAAAGCGAACAGGCAGTTTTCTGTTTCCCGAATGACTCGAAAATATTCGTGGCTTCTCCGAAAGGAAGAATGAACGAGGGTAAAAAAGATCCTTTTTACAGTTCTTTCCAAAATACGTATGTAGAGACAGCTTTGTCTGTGTGGGACAAGGAGCAGATTGCCTTCTTACCGGTTCTGGTAGAGGGAAAGAATCAAAAGAAAGTTTGTATTACCGAAGCCGATTTATTGGATTATCCGGGTATGTATGTGAAGCACGGGGATTCCGGTTTCTCTTTGGAAGGCACGTTTGCCGCTTATCCTAAGAAAGTGGTGGACGAAGTACGCGGGCTCAAAGGCGTAGTGAAATCCCGTGAACCTTATATTGCCAAGGTAGAGGGAGCTACCGCTTTTCCCTGGCGTGTAATGGTCATATCAAAGGATGACACTGAACTGTTGTGCAGTGATATGGTCTATAAACTGGCTACTCCGGCTCAATTCACCGATTTTTCATGGATTAAACCGGGTAAGGTTGCCTGGGATTGGTGGAACGACTGGAATATCTATGACGTGGACTTCCATGCAGGAATCAATAATGAGACTTATAAATATTACATTGATTTCGCTTCCAGGTTCGGCATCGAATATGTGATATTGGATGAAGGTTGGGCAGTTCCGGGTAAAGCGGATTTGTTTCAGATCATTCCGGAAATTGATTTGGAAGAATTAGTCAGCTATGCGAAAAGTAAGCATGTGGATTTGATATTATGGGCGGGCTATCGCGCTTTTGAGAAGGATATGGACCGTGTATGCAAACATTATGCAGCTATGGGAATTAAGGGCTTTAAGATTGACTTTATGGATCGTGACGACCAGCACGTCGTTGAGTTCAATCGTAAGGCGGCTGAAACCGGAGCGAAATATAAACTATTGATTGACCTGCACGGTACATTCAAACCGACCGGTCTTCAACGTACTTATCCCAACACTATCAACTTTGAAGGGGTTCATGGACTGGAAGAACTGAAATGGGCGGAACCGGGTACGGATCAGGTGGTATATGATGTAACTGCACCTTTCATCCGCATGGTAGCCGGACCGATGGACTATACACAGGGAGCGATGAACAACGTGATTATGAAAAACTTCCATGCAGTATATACGGAACCGATGAGCCAGGGAACCCGTTGCCGTCAGTTGGCACTCTACACAATCTTCGATTCTCCTATTAATATGCTATGTGATGCTCCTACCAACTACATGAAAGAAGAAGAATGTACGAAATTTATCGCTTCTATTCCTACCGTATGGGATCAAACGCTTCCTATAAGCGGCAAAGTGGGTGAGCATATTGTCATGGCTCGCCAGAAAGACGGCATCTGGTATGTAGGTGGACTGACCGACTGGAATGCACGTGATGTTGAAGTTGATTTGTCTTTCTTGGGAAAAGGTGAATTTAATGCTGAAATATTCAAAGACGGCATCAACGCCGACCGTGTAGGAAAAGATTATAAGCGGGAAGTGATTCGTGTATCGGCAGATAAGAAGCTGAAACTACACATGGCGCCCGGTGGTGGTTTTGTGGTGAAGATAACAAAATAG
- a CDS encoding TonB-dependent receptor — protein sequence MKQSLYIIGGLALAISMPSGLQAQTTQPKDTTMNRTVVVEQEYNPDIMDASKVNVLPKVEEPTVSKKEVEYATTFFPATSVPAGLMNPYTGKEVQPGSTPGYVRARYGNLGNLAVLANYLFRLSDKDKLNVRFQMDGMDGKLTIPFTDNEKWNAFYYRTRTNVDYTHQFNKLDLNIAGNFGLSNFNLKPGGVNSKQKFTSGDFHAGIHFIDETAPLRFNAETNLLMYERQHNMLNENDANTALKETIIRTKGDVTGAIGDQQSVTIALEMNNLLYSGYTKNTATGDEFFKNYTTLLLNPYYELDNDDWKLHIGANVDLSFGFDKSFRVSPDITAQYIFSDSYVLYAKATGGKLLNDFRRLENVCPYGELPEANTSSAWGYVQRPYDTYEQINGAVGFKASPYPGVWFNVYGGYQNLKNDLSYFNFNRLNDAHTKYLSFAQDNTSNFYLGGEVSYDYKDILGISAKYTYRNWDSKNGKELLAVKPVSEMSFNVHVHPISTLNINLGYDYVNRKEVEGYSKMTAINDLHIGASYNVFKGVSVYAQVHNLLNKKYQYYLGYPAEGFNFLGGLSFRF from the coding sequence ATGAAACAGTCTCTTTATATAATAGGCGGACTTGCATTGGCGATTTCCATGCCGTCCGGCCTTCAAGCCCAAACCACCCAGCCCAAAGATACGACCATGAATCGTACCGTTGTTGTGGAACAAGAATATAACCCGGATATTATGGACGCTTCGAAAGTAAACGTCCTGCCCAAAGTAGAAGAACCGACCGTGAGTAAGAAAGAGGTAGAGTATGCTACGACTTTCTTTCCGGCAACTTCTGTTCCTGCTGGTCTGATGAATCCTTATACCGGAAAAGAAGTCCAGCCGGGCAGCACTCCCGGATATGTACGTGCCAGATATGGTAATTTAGGCAATCTGGCTGTTCTTGCCAATTATTTATTCCGCCTCTCGGATAAAGACAAACTGAATGTACGTTTTCAGATGGATGGAATGGACGGAAAGTTGACAATCCCCTTTACCGACAACGAAAAATGGAATGCTTTCTATTACCGCACACGTACAAACGTGGATTACACACACCAATTCAACAAATTGGATTTGAATATTGCCGGAAACTTCGGCTTGAGCAACTTCAACCTCAAACCGGGAGGTGTAAACAGCAAGCAGAAATTCACTTCCGGTGACTTTCATGCCGGTATTCATTTTATCGACGAAACTGCACCGCTGCGTTTCAATGCCGAAACGAATCTGTTGATGTACGAACGTCAGCATAACATGCTCAATGAGAATGATGCCAATACAGCTCTTAAAGAAACAATCATACGTACCAAAGGAGATGTCACGGGAGCTATCGGTGACCAACAATCGGTGACTATCGCTTTGGAGATGAATAATCTTCTGTATAGCGGATATACAAAGAATACCGCTACCGGAGACGAGTTTTTCAAGAATTATACAACGCTTCTTCTGAATCCTTATTACGAACTGGATAACGATGACTGGAAATTACACATCGGAGCCAATGTAGACTTATCTTTCGGATTTGATAAATCTTTCCGCGTTTCACCGGATATCACTGCACAGTATATTTTCTCCGACAGCTATGTGCTTTACGCAAAAGCGACGGGCGGCAAGCTATTGAATGATTTCCGCAGATTGGAAAATGTCTGTCCTTACGGAGAACTGCCGGAAGCAAATACTTCTTCCGCATGGGGCTACGTGCAACGTCCTTACGACACTTACGAACAAATCAACGGTGCTGTCGGCTTTAAAGCCAGCCCTTATCCGGGAGTCTGGTTCAATGTATATGGCGGTTACCAAAACTTGAAGAATGATTTGTCTTATTTCAATTTCAACAGATTAAATGATGCCCACACTAAATACCTGAGCTTCGCTCAAGATAATACAAGCAACTTCTATCTCGGTGGTGAAGTCAGCTACGATTATAAAGATATTCTAGGAATATCAGCAAAATATACCTATCGTAATTGGGACAGCAAGAATGGAAAGGAATTATTGGCTGTAAAGCCTGTCAGTGAAATGTCTTTCAATGTACATGTTCATCCGATTTCCACCTTAAATATAAATCTCGGTTATGATTATGTGAACCGAAAAGAAGTGGAAGGATATTCAAAGATGACTGCCATCAACGATTTACATATCGGAGCCAGCTACAATGTGTTCAAAGGGGTATCTGTTTATGCACAGGTACACAATCTACTGAACAAAAAATATCAATATTATCTAGGCTATCCTGCCGAAGGATTCAATTTCTTGGGGGGATTGAGTTTCCGGTTCTAA